Proteins encoded in a region of the Pedosphaera parvula Ellin514 genome:
- a CDS encoding CsbD family protein, whose protein sequence is MKTKENIKDRVKGSAREAKGKVKEVAGRAMKDRNLEGRGKAEKYAGKAQRKVGEVEKVFDA, encoded by the coding sequence ATGAAAACCAAAGAGAATATCAAAGACCGAGTCAAAGGCAGCGCCAGGGAAGCCAAAGGCAAAGTCAAAGAGGTTGCTGGCCGGGCAATGAAGGACCGGAATTTGGAAGGCAGAGGCAAGGCCGAAAAATATGCCGGCAAGGCTCAGCGCAAAGTCGGCGAAGTTGAGAAGGTTTTCGACGCCTAA
- the lepB gene encoding signal peptidase I: protein MDKTAMREKVVKFWRKEAKPLLIMVIVLFAFRSAIADWNDVPTGSMKPTIIEGDRVFVNKLAYDLKFPFTSWHMVQWDNPKRGEIVVFFSPADGIRLVKRVIGVPGDKIELKKNKLFVNDKEANYDGLDQKVIDEIPATEQPAHSFARETVQDKSHAVMSTFGLSGAPNFGPITILEGQYFMMGDNRDNSFDSRFYGCVSRKAIVGRASAVVISLNHQAHYSPRWHRFFSKLL from the coding sequence ATGGATAAGACTGCAATGAGGGAAAAGGTCGTAAAATTCTGGCGGAAAGAGGCAAAACCGCTGCTCATCATGGTGATAGTGCTATTCGCATTTCGGTCGGCCATCGCCGATTGGAACGACGTTCCGACCGGTTCCATGAAACCTACCATCATCGAAGGGGACCGGGTGTTCGTGAATAAGCTGGCCTACGATTTAAAGTTCCCTTTCACCAGTTGGCACATGGTCCAGTGGGACAATCCGAAACGCGGCGAAATTGTTGTTTTTTTCTCCCCTGCTGACGGAATCCGCCTGGTGAAGCGCGTCATCGGTGTGCCCGGAGACAAAATTGAACTGAAAAAAAACAAGCTCTTCGTGAATGACAAGGAAGCGAATTACGACGGGCTCGATCAAAAGGTGATTGATGAAATTCCCGCCACTGAACAACCAGCTCACAGCTTTGCCCGGGAAACCGTCCAGGATAAATCCCACGCTGTAATGAGCACTTTCGGACTTTCTGGCGCTCCAAACTTTGGCCCAATCACCATTCTTGAAGGGCAATATTTTATGATGGGTGACAATCGCGACAACAGCTTCGACTCACGCTTTTATGGTTGTGTTAGTCGCAAAGCAATCGTTGGCCGCGCCAGTGCCGTAGTCATTTCTTTGAATCATCAAGCCCACTACTCCCCTCGCTGGCATCGCTTCTTCAGCAAGTTGCTTTAA
- the rpoD gene encoding RNA polymerase sigma factor RpoD translates to MVKTKIKKSGSKPAEVKGARKRTNRPHTSAADDTKKDRKATEANSANGNGASKTAVTADGAEGHLNTGSITTKAGVDLTEKVKELVLLAKEQGHLTYDDINDALPDTVVTPDDLDQVYTKLNNLEIEIVDAAEVDRVKQPEAEEQEDEKGRLDILDDPVRMYLRQMGKVPLLTREQEVAICKRIEEAENEQRRIIYSFGFAAKEHIALAEKLISEPPKERFDRVIVDKKIDSRDRHLKALRQLVKKVREMDQEVDEKYAEWREAKVSAKDKVFAEFKKLDKKLQDTFPKFYYKQKVIEEMILVAQNIHDKIQASLRTTVDLEKARKSDQQQAILKSEWQKINALEEFARMPNNEYLKNFEALNQYAAKAHQAKTEMAEANLRLVISIGKKYTNRGLAFLDIIQEGNMGLMKGVEKFEYRRGYKFSTYATWWIRQAITRAIADQARTIRIPVHMIEIIGKLMRAQKQLLQEFGREATPEEIADEMQISVERVKSILKMAQQPISMQASVGDSDDATFGDFIEDKSAENPSDMTSYSLLKDKLNDVLATLTERERRIVELRFGLVDGYARTLEEVGKQYKVTRERIRQIEAKALRKLRHPTRVRHLKGFLEMEEAA, encoded by the coding sequence ATGGTGAAAACGAAAATAAAGAAGTCTGGATCCAAGCCTGCCGAAGTGAAAGGCGCGCGTAAACGTACCAACCGCCCGCACACCTCTGCTGCCGATGATACGAAGAAGGATCGGAAGGCTACGGAAGCCAACTCTGCGAATGGCAACGGCGCTTCCAAGACTGCTGTGACCGCTGATGGTGCTGAAGGTCACCTGAATACTGGTTCCATTACGACCAAGGCTGGAGTGGACCTGACAGAGAAGGTCAAGGAATTGGTTCTGCTCGCCAAGGAGCAAGGTCACCTGACCTACGACGACATCAACGATGCCCTGCCTGATACGGTCGTCACGCCGGATGATCTCGACCAGGTTTATACGAAGCTGAACAATCTCGAAATCGAGATTGTTGATGCCGCCGAAGTGGATCGCGTTAAACAGCCGGAGGCTGAAGAGCAGGAAGATGAGAAGGGGCGCCTCGATATTTTGGATGACCCCGTTCGCATGTATCTGCGTCAGATGGGCAAAGTTCCCTTGCTGACCCGCGAACAGGAAGTGGCCATTTGCAAGCGCATTGAAGAAGCCGAAAACGAACAGCGCCGGATTATTTACAGCTTCGGTTTCGCCGCCAAGGAACACATTGCCCTGGCTGAAAAGTTGATTTCTGAACCGCCCAAGGAACGTTTCGACCGCGTCATCGTTGATAAGAAGATCGATAGCCGTGATCGCCACCTGAAGGCGCTCCGTCAACTCGTTAAAAAGGTTCGCGAAATGGACCAGGAAGTCGACGAGAAGTATGCTGAATGGCGCGAGGCAAAGGTTTCTGCCAAGGACAAGGTGTTCGCGGAATTCAAGAAGCTGGATAAGAAACTGCAAGACACTTTCCCCAAGTTTTATTACAAGCAGAAGGTCATCGAGGAAATGATCCTCGTGGCGCAAAACATCCATGACAAGATCCAGGCCAGCCTTCGCACGACGGTGGATTTGGAGAAGGCCCGGAAGTCTGACCAGCAGCAGGCGATTCTAAAATCGGAGTGGCAGAAGATTAATGCGCTCGAAGAATTCGCCCGGATGCCGAATAACGAATATCTCAAGAATTTCGAAGCGCTGAACCAGTATGCCGCCAAGGCGCATCAAGCCAAGACTGAGATGGCGGAAGCCAATTTGCGTCTGGTGATCTCCATCGGCAAGAAATATACCAATCGTGGTCTCGCATTCCTGGACATCATTCAGGAAGGCAACATGGGCTTGATGAAGGGTGTTGAGAAGTTCGAATACCGCCGCGGTTACAAATTCTCGACTTATGCCACTTGGTGGATTCGCCAGGCCATCACTCGCGCGATTGCTGATCAGGCCCGCACGATCCGCATCCCGGTGCACATGATCGAAATCATCGGCAAGTTGATGCGCGCACAGAAGCAGTTGCTGCAGGAGTTTGGCCGTGAAGCCACGCCTGAGGAAATTGCGGATGAAATGCAGATTTCCGTTGAGCGTGTGAAGTCGATTCTCAAGATGGCGCAGCAGCCCATCTCGATGCAGGCCAGTGTTGGCGACAGCGATGATGCGACCTTCGGTGATTTCATCGAAGACAAGTCTGCGGAGAATCCTTCTGATATGACCAGCTACAGCCTGTTGAAAGACAAGCTGAATGATGTGCTGGCGACCTTGACTGAACGCGAACGTCGCATCGTAGAATTGCGTTTCGGTTTGGTGGATGGTTATGCCCGCACTTTGGAAGAAGTGGGCAAGCAGTATAAGGTGACCCGCGAACGTATTCGCCAAATCGAGGCGAAGGCATTGCGCAAACTGCGTCACCCGACACGTGTCCGCCACCTCAAGGGCTTCCTTGAAATGGAAGAAGCGGCGTAA